TGTTGAAACTATATTACTTGGTTAATCTATCAGACTTATTGGCATCTTTTGTACTATCAAATGGAGTTCTTAGATGGTGTCTTTAAAATACAATGTCTCCGTATTTCTCACTGTTGATCTAGAGTTCAGGCTATCTGATCAAAGTCATTAGTTTGCCAGATTCTAAGATCAAAATTGAGGTCTACATTCTGATTACTTGAATTCTCCTCTTTCCTTTTAGGTCACTGCAGAGAGCACTTGATAGAAGGCTCTACCTTCTTCTCTATGGTGCCTCTATTGGGGCACCTGATAAGAAACCTGTCTGGCACTTTCCAGAAAAAGTATACGAGACCGAGGAGACACTGCGTAAAGTGAGAGTCGGCTATCAATACTCTTCAGTTTTCTTTCTCATCAATTTTACCCTTCTAACTTTCAAGTTCTGCAGTGTGCAGAGTCTGCCTTAGCGTCCATCCTTGGAGGTCTTTCtcatacatattttgttggaAATGCTCCTATGGCGCACATGGGTGTACCGCCTACAGAAACTGCACAAGTTTCATCTCTGAAGGTATGTCTTCTACTAAAGATTTATATCATACAAGTTTCGGGAATTTATGCTCGAACGTAGAGAGTATTACGTTTAGTATAATGTGGTCGTTTACTCGTTTTCTTAAACGAAATCTCTCCTCTTTTCCAGAGGTTCTTTTTCAAGTCTCAAGTGATCGCAAccaataaattcaatattGAGAAATGTGAAGATTTTGTGTGGGTTACAAAGGATGAATTGATGGAATATTTTCCTGATCAAGCTGAATTTTTCAAGAAGATGATCATCAGTTGATGCAAGTATATTTTGATCATATAAGCCTCATAGATTGTTTCAATCAACAAATTCATGGTGAGTTTGTAAGTGAAATGGAGGATCAAGTTATGAACTGGATATAATCTGGACGAACGAGAAAATTTTCTCTTCCAAATGGTTCGATGCtcttattttgatttcttgaaCCAACTAAAGTAATTATTTGTTCATTCTCAAAATTTGGAGTATAGCTTATCTTTACAATATTGTTTCCTAATCATATTTAAGTTAGAAGCTCCAATCTAGAGCACAAACTTTTTATAAGTTGTATTATGTCATTTTGCACATTTGACCGtttattcttaataatttGTTAGAGATTTTCTACAATATGtattcttaataatttttagcATATAAACTAAATCGAAAACCATATGCTAAATGTAAGGGacgattaaataaatattattatgattaaatacaattaaatattattcctatccaatttttttttctttttttaaacataattaagtattttgaattcttaaattttaaaatttaaagaaaaaacaaaaattaacctttataatttaacatagTACATGTTCCATGgcttcaaaaattaaaacaaacattTTGATGTTTTAGGTATAATTGAAACCAAGTAGTTTAAGggcattttagtaatttaacattaaattaaattaaattaaaaatgtatttttatccCAAGAACATTTGTTTGATGAGACTCGAAGCGCTCTCATagcatcttttcattttgaggttGAGTTGAAGCTTTTGCAACAATGGCGGAACCATTAAGCGGAGGGAGCCACGATCTCGAGCAGACCTTGAAGCCCTTCTATCAAAGAGCCTCCGAAGCCGAGGTTTGATTGCTAAACCCTTcacttttcttccattttcccttTTAAATCGAACGCCTTCTTAGGACGCGCCGCCTCTTATCTTTGTCGCAtggaatttcttttttgggtgAAATTGATGAGTATGTTTTAGGTGTATTTCATTGCAATTACTTTGGATTACtgttgaaatatttgaaatggCAGGGAAAATGAGTGATGGAGTTTAGATTTAGTCTCCTAGGCTTTTTGGAAAGGGAGTTTAATTGAAGTTTGTGGCAATCAAAGAGGTACTCCGATTAAGGATAATTTCCAGCTCTAGGGCAGTATGGAATTAATATTGACTCTTAAggaagaatgtttcgttcttcctCCCCGAttgatgtggggtctcacaattcacaCTGCCTtcgggcccagcgtcctcgctggcactcgtttccttctccaattgacgtggaacccctcaatccactcccctttgagGCTCCATCGTCCgttgtctagctctgataccatttgtaacgacgtaggctcaccgctagtagatattgttcttttttgggcttcccttcaaggttttaaaacgtgtttgctaaggagaggtttccacatccttataaataatgctttgttctcctccccaaccgacgtgggatctcacaatcataTATGTATAAGATTTAAGCGATTTCTAGTGTGATACGCTGAGATGTGTATAAGATAGTTCAAACGTTCATTATGGTCACAAAAGATCATATGTAGCCATATCAAAGTGTTAAGAGTACTATGATACCCAATCATCATGagatagcctagtagttgtcGGGTTGgaacaagtaaaaaaaaagaaagtggaCCTTGGAGAGAATTGATTCAAACCCGGTAGTAGCCCTATCCATATCTTAAGATATTGAAATCTTACAAACCTTTTAACACAAAATATGGTAGATTGTTCCATGAAATTAGTCGAGGTGTTCACAGATCTATGAGCAATATGTTTGAATAGTGCTGGCACTGGCCATTTGTGTCGTTACGATGAATGAGTGTTTTCATTAGTGTCagtttagaaaattttgtgtgtgtttgcTTAAGTTTTGGTTCGTCTTAGTGATCTTctaatgaaatgaaaaccaagattcatttcttcttt
This sequence is a window from Cucurbita pepo subsp. pepo cultivar mu-cu-16 chromosome LG19, ASM280686v2, whole genome shotgun sequence. Protein-coding genes within it:
- the LOC111781848 gene encoding 39S ribosomal protein L46, mitochondrial-like isoform X3; protein product: MQSSFSLAGQLVKRRGFSTYSEKIVASVLFERLPVVIPKIDPVVYAFQEFKFRWQQQYRRRYPDEFLDKANARGKGDYQIDYVPAPRITEADKTNDRKSLQRALDRRLYLLLYGASIGAPDKKPVWHFPEKVYETEETLRKCAESALASILGGLSHTYFVGNAPMAHMGVPPTETAQVSSLKRFFFKSQVIATNKFNIEKCEDFVWVTKDELMEYFPDQAEFFKKMIIS
- the LOC111781848 gene encoding 39S ribosomal protein L46, mitochondrial-like isoform X2; amino-acid sequence: MNGCTRSSRMQSSFSLAGQLVKRRGFSTYSEKIVASVLFERLPVVIPKIDPVVYAFQEFKFRWQQQYRRRYPDEFLDKANARGKGDYQIDYVPAPRITEADKTNDRKSLQRALDRRLYLLLYGASIGAPDKKPVWHFPEKVYETEETLRKCAESALASILGGLSHTYFVGNAPMAHMGVPPTETAQVSSLKRFFFKSQVIATNKFNIEKCEDFVWVTKDELMEYFPDQAEFFKKMIIS
- the LOC111781848 gene encoding 39S ribosomal protein L46, mitochondrial-like isoform X1 yields the protein MVVQDRLGSVLRASIMQSSFSLAGQLVKRRGFSTYSEKIVASVLFERLPVVIPKIDPVVYAFQEFKFRWQQQYRRRYPDEFLDKANARGKGDYQIDYVPAPRITEADKTNDRKSLQRALDRRLYLLLYGASIGAPDKKPVWHFPEKVYETEETLRKCAESALASILGGLSHTYFVGNAPMAHMGVPPTETAQVSSLKRFFFKSQVIATNKFNIEKCEDFVWVTKDELMEYFPDQAEFFKKMIIS